TGAACCCACCGACGATCTCTTCTGATCGCGGTGGCAGTGGTCAGGGTGGGGGGATAAATGAGAATCTTCGTCCGTTGGCGCCGGAATCCGGCGCCAGTGGACGTGACGCGGGGACCCCGGAGGGGGGAACCGCTCGGAGGCAGTCATGAGGAAGCTCCTGATGCTGTGTGCGGTGCTGGCGGTGGCTCCGGCCTTCGCCCAGGACGAGGGTGGGTCGGGCGACAGTGGTGGCGGCAGGGCGGCCGGTGGTGGCAAGGCCCAGAAGGGTGGTCCGCAGACCATCGACTTCGAGGACGACACCATCGAGGGCGACCTCACCAAGCCGGACGGCGAGTACGTCGAGGCGCGCAAGAAGGTCCAGCACTCCAACCTCATCCGTGTTCGCGAGGACTTCGAGGACAAGGTGATGCAGTCGGTGGGCGAGCTGTGAAAATCGTTGGGAACCCACCGACGAACGCGTTGTCCTAGAGATCGCCGAAAGCCAACTGGGGAATTTCAATGCCCGTGCCTCTGACACTCAAGGTCTTCAAGGGTGACACGCTC
This is a stretch of genomic DNA from Archangium violaceum. It encodes these proteins:
- the cglF gene encoding adventurous gliding motility protein CglF codes for the protein MRKLLMLCAVLAVAPAFAQDEGGSGDSGGGRAAGGGKAQKGGPQTIDFEDDTIEGDLTKPDGEYVEARKKVQHSNLIRVREDFEDKVMQSVGEL